In one window of Chloroflexota bacterium DNA:
- a CDS encoding DUF2478 domain-containing protein, which translates to MINAVLTGPIHIGKTTICQKVIALVRERGYTVRGILTPPIVAKDGTRLGLAIVDVATGEQYCLARTDVDLGGPRVGMYSFDPRALAWGQARVERAVDSRCDLLIVDEVGRLELESSQGFLVVFPILRAGIFSRTLIVVRETLLDHLQTRLPEVNFTCFKATVNNRNTLPQTIVQRMFLP; encoded by the coding sequence ATGATAAATGCCGTGCTCACCGGGCCCATCCATATCGGCAAGACCACCATCTGCCAGAAAGTCATCGCCCTGGTGAGAGAACGCGGCTACACAGTGCGAGGCATCTTGACGCCGCCCATAGTGGCCAAAGACGGAACTCGGCTGGGTTTGGCCATTGTAGATGTGGCCACTGGCGAACAGTATTGCTTAGCCCGCACCGATGTGGACTTAGGTGGTCCACGGGTGGGGATGTACAGTTTTGACCCGCGAGCGCTAGCGTGGGGACAAGCAAGGGTGGAACGCGCCGTAGACTCGCGATGTGATCTGTTGATTGTGGATGAGGTGGGCCGGTTGGAACTAGAAAGCAGCCAAGGATTCCTTGTGGTTTTCCCCATTCTGCGGGCCGGAATCTTCTCCCGCACCCTGATCGTCGTTCGCGAGACTCTATTGGACCACTTGCAGACACGGTTACCAGAAGTGAACTTCACCTGCTTCAAAGCCACCGTGAACAACCGAAATACCCTGCCCCAGACTATTGTCCAGAGGATGTTCTTGCCATAG
- a CDS encoding GIY-YIG nuclease family protein, translating into MINHSPPPRPGTYVLILYLPKELSLIVGGLGTFDLEPGYYTYVGSARGPGGLAARIARHARKGNPLRWHIDYLRPHTQWRAIWWTESPQRLECKWAQALSSLPGATKPIPGFGASDCQCVTHLLAFSIEPDAMLVARLPGTVHIAAGALGGDRIP; encoded by the coding sequence GTGATAAACCACTCACCACCTCCTCGCCCTGGCACCTATGTTCTGATACTCTACTTGCCGAAGGAGTTGTCTCTAATTGTGGGCGGGCTGGGCACGTTCGATCTTGAGCCAGGCTATTACACTTATGTGGGTAGTGCCAGAGGACCAGGGGGCTTGGCGGCGCGCATTGCTCGACATGCCCGCAAGGGAAATCCCTTGCGCTGGCACATTGACTATCTGCGCCCACATACGCAGTGGCGTGCGATCTGGTGGACCGAGTCTCCTCAGCGGTTGGAATGTAAGTGGGCCCAGGCCTTAAGTAGCCTGCCCGGCGCGACGAAGCCCATTCCCGGATTCGGTGCATCTGATTGTCAGTGTGTCACGCACCTATTGGCCTTTTCCATAGAGCCAGATGCAATGCTGGTCGCACGCCTACCAGGAACTGTGCATATTGCTGCTGGTGCTTTGGGAGGAGATCGTATACCATGA
- a CDS encoding iron chelate uptake ABC transporter family permease subunit has translation MNSIRGKRSVVLIALGLCLVLCITLAASQGSVTISPDTVAAIIASRVMRLSSTPIWKAAEEAIIWDIRLPRVLTAVIVGAALSVAGVIFQGLLRNPMADPYIIGTSGGAALGATIAMLLPVGRTWLGFTPIPVFAFTGALLAVLAVYNIARVGPATPITTLLLSGFALSSMMAALMSFLMLLSGDALRKVVLWTMGGVSTAGWVPLTIVIPLVMLGMLMAYGMARDLNAFLLGEEQAAYLGVRVEQRKLALLMVGSLLTGAAVSVSGLVGFVGLVVPHAARLILGPDHRLLLPASALLGGSFLVLADLIARMLLSPTELPVGVVTAMMGAPFFIYLLRRSKKEYNF, from the coding sequence ATGAACAGCATACGTGGGAAAAGATCGGTCGTTTTGATAGCTCTGGGTTTATGCCTGGTGCTTTGCATTACGTTGGCCGCTTCTCAAGGCAGCGTTACCATCAGCCCAGATACGGTGGCGGCGATCATTGCAAGTCGCGTGATGAGGCTCTCATCAACGCCTATCTGGAAAGCCGCAGAGGAGGCTATCATCTGGGATATTCGCTTGCCCCGAGTGCTAACCGCCGTGATTGTAGGGGCAGCGCTCTCAGTGGCGGGGGTGATATTCCAGGGCTTGCTGCGCAATCCGATGGCTGATCCTTATATCATCGGGACCTCGGGCGGTGCGGCATTAGGCGCTACTATCGCTATGCTCCTGCCGGTGGGCAGGACTTGGCTCGGATTCACACCCATCCCGGTTTTCGCCTTCACTGGGGCGCTTTTGGCAGTGCTCGCCGTCTACAATATTGCCCGCGTGGGCCCAGCCACCCCTATCACCACACTCCTCCTCTCGGGCTTTGCGCTGAGTTCCATGATGGCAGCACTGATGTCCTTCCTGATGCTGCTTAGTGGAGATGCACTGCGAAAGGTGGTGTTGTGGACGATGGGTGGGGTTAGTACCGCTGGTTGGGTACCATTGACCATTGTGATTCCGCTCGTGATGCTGGGAATGCTTATGGCCTATGGTATGGCACGAGATCTCAACGCCTTTCTCTTAGGCGAGGAGCAGGCTGCTTACCTGGGTGTGCGAGTAGAACAACGGAAATTGGCCCTGCTGATGGTAGGTTCGCTACTTACTGGGGCTGCGGTTTCGGTTAGTGGACTTGTGGGCTTCGTTGGATTGGTGGTGCCCCATGCAGCGCGTCTCATCCTCGGTCCCGATCACCGCCTGCTCCTGCCAGCATCAGCGCTCTTAGGTGGCTCATTTCTGGTGTTGGCCGATCTGATTGCTCGGATGCTCTTATCGCCAACAGAACTGCCAGTGGGTGTTGTCACCGCAATGATGGGTGCGCCCTTCTTTATCTACCTGCTGCGCCGCAGCAAGAAGGAATATAATTTCTGA
- a CDS encoding right-handed parallel beta-helix repeat-containing protein yields MILRARFVRLFILASVTTVVLLGSAYIVTAQRASVLAPSSTGYLIDDGGPGFEPPGPFPPAPTGWSHFPGGGYGGACIYTPQDGTGHTVKWKPDLDAGWYKVYVHYWANQDAQTDRARYTIRHKYGTKTVYVNQKLDYLGNLVPAPGGNSGWVLLGIYYFDRGVPASQYVELNDGPAQPAPVPNVVADAVWFAPLEVWVDDNYASDLGNDGHLWGVTAFSAITDGLKAVAEGGTVHIGPNEPFLPYREYITVTKSITLTGAGPDLTVIQVNGGYAVGIGANNVTLSNMTIQANPWAVPGPDVGIANFDGSTWPNITGFKIDNCKIHGFNQHGIHIKEASGQIGVSAGNVITGNELVGIYIENPSPPAVVPGPVVIANNTLGYASGSLKNHDSHIRLDNPITGTVVRNNVINGSNGAVGNEAGILIYDWAYDLTLEDNTFNRATIGISMTQVTPNIVQNTKMYSNTFIAATTGTPTGIRMYRAPATATGAHTTILGGSVTAANRFRGFQGSQRALYLQNYSRDITATINDWGVCNLRDIEDEIRHNYDSAALGLVTYEPALCVPATLQLTADPSTLPADGTSLSTLRATVWDGAGQLVPDGTFVGFTSTMGSTIFGYAEENDPGVTLAGPGWALVPDGSASGGQYAATNNVGDTATWSFTGTAFSVIYLKSVAGGTASVYLNTSPSPIATIDMNTSGPIEYKVERVLTNTLASGRYTVTVQCTSGWIFIDAFRSGTTTSGGRATTLLTAASTPGTGEVWATAPNGRIITALTTLPGVVTGTAAITFQGADTAITKTLLSPTTAVRPNGLVTFTVEYHNLGPAAATGVRVTDTLPITGLLFVTSTSTPNVGYPTPASPQDHVWNVGTVNPSARGWITLTTRVDPSVPWPLSWGLTNTASIGSRTNDPVGGNNQMGVTLTVIPGLPAAITLTSQYTGVLVHNQDCLITATVRDAWGNAVANGTPVNFNTTLGGLPTNPTTSATTTDGQAVVTLRSGDVAGTATVWGIAAAGVVDDVQVKFLPLEAYTVTVTAAPEVISVGGERSTIRAHVTDIYRNNVMDGLLVTFTTTLGGFPPPTTTISATTMDGNAIVALTSGEAPGTAIITATTENGRMGDTTVTFRAGMAYTVSVAVAGPSPVPLCGAQRVVTVTATDRFGSPVPDGTNIFFNVEMGGQGSFDPSIVPTVGGVATSTLTTGGVLGAGFLRVVVYAADSAASGSATVALVQGPPHHINTYIDAPTITVRDTGLNSYASIQAIVEDCGNNRLPAGLTVTYRTSGLGGAFLESGTNIYTTTTSAGGVALATYRSDVQPGLAPITITCGPATKVVTITVDPGPPAYIDSTVLPTTIRNCGGTATLSAVIVDKWLNRVKNGTLATFSANKNLVSFSPTQMGTINGMVTTTVRSRNEILPHIPETEQVVVQSGGQIGPANLDIIAGVPFSVTITTTPDSVPILGHDMTVNARVQDCAGNPVDDGTAVQFQTDKGLFLTGSRFYDATTTGGVATATLRSGDIAGTVHLTATVNSVIGTASAYFIPGPPYYVDVAAYPPNIPADGLAVSTVSALVQDEKGNTVENGTRIGFTTNFGTWVESGTTAYTSTTTSGIAIAHLRADVVPHIAVVWARAENGRGNFTYVTFQAALKVYMPLIMKNNTR; encoded by the coding sequence ATGATTCTCCGGGCAAGATTTGTCAGGCTCTTTATCCTCGCCTCTGTCACCACGGTGGTTCTCTTAGGATCGGCTTATATAGTCACTGCTCAGCGGGCCTCTGTGCTGGCTCCGTCCTCCACCGGCTACCTGATTGACGACGGTGGCCCCGGGTTCGAACCACCTGGCCCCTTCCCTCCCGCCCCGACTGGCTGGAGCCATTTCCCTGGCGGAGGCTATGGAGGGGCTTGCATTTACACCCCTCAGGATGGCACAGGCCACACCGTGAAATGGAAGCCAGACCTCGATGCGGGCTGGTATAAGGTATACGTGCACTATTGGGCCAACCAGGACGCGCAGACAGATCGGGCCCGCTATACCATCCGCCACAAATACGGCACGAAGACAGTGTACGTGAATCAGAAACTGGACTACCTCGGCAACCTCGTGCCTGCTCCCGGCGGCAACTCGGGCTGGGTACTATTGGGAATTTACTATTTCGATCGTGGTGTACCGGCTAGTCAATACGTCGAACTCAACGATGGACCAGCACAGCCCGCGCCTGTTCCCAATGTGGTGGCCGACGCCGTATGGTTCGCACCCTTGGAAGTATGGGTGGATGACAATTATGCCTCGGACTTAGGCAACGACGGTCACCTATGGGGTGTAACTGCATTTTCGGCCATCACCGACGGTCTAAAGGCTGTCGCGGAAGGCGGGACGGTACACATTGGCCCTAATGAGCCATTCCTACCTTACCGCGAGTACATCACTGTCACAAAGTCTATCACTCTTACCGGAGCCGGACCAGACCTGACGGTGATACAGGTCAATGGAGGCTATGCCGTCGGCATTGGAGCAAACAATGTCACCCTCTCTAATATGACCATACAGGCCAATCCATGGGCTGTCCCCGGCCCTGATGTCGGTATCGCAAACTTCGACGGCTCGACATGGCCAAACATAACAGGTTTCAAGATTGATAACTGCAAGATCCACGGTTTCAATCAGCATGGAATCCACATCAAGGAAGCCAGTGGCCAGATTGGCGTGAGCGCTGGCAACGTGATTACGGGAAATGAATTGGTAGGCATCTACATCGAGAACCCTTCCCCACCGGCCGTCGTGCCCGGGCCGGTTGTAATCGCTAACAATACATTGGGGTACGCCAGCGGCTCCCTGAAAAATCATGATTCGCATATTCGCCTGGACAACCCCATCACCGGGACCGTTGTGCGGAACAACGTCATCAATGGTTCCAACGGCGCGGTGGGAAATGAGGCCGGCATTTTAATCTACGACTGGGCCTATGATTTGACGTTGGAGGACAACACCTTCAATCGGGCTACTATAGGCATCAGCATGACCCAGGTGACTCCGAACATCGTGCAGAACACGAAGATGTATAGCAACACCTTCATCGCCGCCACGACGGGTACACCGACCGGCATACGCATGTATCGGGCGCCTGCCACTGCAACGGGTGCGCATACTACCATCCTTGGCGGCAGTGTTACAGCGGCCAACCGGTTCCGTGGCTTCCAGGGCAGCCAGCGGGCCTTGTATTTGCAGAACTACAGCCGTGATATCACTGCCACGATTAACGACTGGGGAGTTTGCAACCTGCGTGACATCGAAGATGAAATCCGGCATAATTATGACTCAGCAGCCCTGGGTCTGGTGACCTACGAGCCGGCCCTCTGTGTGCCAGCCACCCTCCAATTGACGGCCGATCCCAGCACTCTCCCCGCCGACGGCACAAGCCTGTCTACGCTACGCGCTACCGTTTGGGACGGGGCAGGACAACTGGTGCCTGATGGTACATTCGTGGGCTTCACGAGCACAATGGGGTCCACGATCTTCGGCTATGCAGAAGAGAACGACCCCGGCGTTACCTTGGCCGGTCCTGGGTGGGCGCTTGTACCAGATGGTAGCGCTAGCGGTGGCCAATATGCTGCTACCAACAACGTCGGGGATACGGCTACCTGGTCGTTTACTGGTACAGCGTTTTCGGTGATCTACCTCAAGAGTGTGGCGGGTGGCACAGCCAGCGTCTACCTGAACACGAGCCCTTCTCCCATTGCAACTATAGACATGAACACCAGTGGCCCCATCGAGTACAAGGTCGAGCGAGTGCTCACTAACACACTCGCCTCTGGCCGCTATACCGTGACGGTGCAATGCACAAGTGGCTGGATCTTTATCGATGCATTCCGCTCCGGCACGACCACCAGCGGTGGTCGTGCCACCACGCTCCTGACTGCAGCCTCCACGCCGGGTACAGGTGAAGTCTGGGCTACTGCCCCCAACGGCCGCATCATCACTGCCTTGACCACTTTGCCAGGTGTGGTCACCGGTACGGCGGCCATTACTTTCCAAGGAGCCGATACGGCAATCACCAAGACCCTGCTGTCGCCAACTACTGCTGTTCGGCCCAATGGACTGGTGACCTTCACTGTGGAGTACCATAATCTTGGCCCAGCCGCAGCGACAGGGGTGCGGGTGACGGATACATTGCCCATCACCGGGTTGCTCTTTGTGACCTCCACGTCCACCCCGAATGTGGGATACCCAACACCTGCGTCTCCTCAGGACCATGTCTGGAATGTGGGCACGGTAAATCCCAGTGCCCGGGGCTGGATCACATTGACTACTCGGGTGGATCCCAGTGTGCCCTGGCCCCTGAGTTGGGGGCTGACGAACACGGCGAGTATTGGCTCACGCACTAACGACCCAGTAGGTGGTAATAATCAAATGGGTGTAACGCTCACCGTCATCCCTGGCTTGCCCGCAGCCATCACACTGACTTCGCAGTACACGGGCGTACTGGTGCACAACCAGGACTGCCTGATCACGGCTACCGTCAGGGATGCCTGGGGGAATGCAGTAGCCAACGGCACGCCAGTAAACTTCAATACCACATTGGGCGGGCTCCCAACTAATCCCACCACATCAGCAACCACGACCGATGGGCAGGCGGTTGTCACACTGCGTTCGGGAGATGTGGCGGGCACGGCCACGGTCTGGGGTATCGCCGCCGCGGGGGTAGTGGATGACGTGCAGGTGAAATTCCTACCACTCGAGGCCTACACTGTGACAGTTACTGCAGCGCCAGAGGTCATCTCCGTAGGCGGAGAGAGATCTACCATCCGGGCACATGTAACGGACATCTACCGCAATAACGTGATGGACGGCTTGCTGGTTACCTTCACCACAACGCTCGGTGGCTTTCCGCCGCCCACTACGACAATCAGCGCGACGACAATGGATGGCAATGCGATTGTTGCCCTGACCTCGGGTGAGGCCCCAGGCACGGCAATCATCACGGCCACGACGGAGAACGGGCGTATGGGTGACACCACGGTAACATTCCGGGCCGGGATGGCATACACCGTCTCGGTAGCCGTGGCCGGGCCTTCGCCAGTGCCCTTGTGTGGTGCTCAGCGCGTAGTCACCGTAACGGCCACAGATCGGTTCGGCTCCCCGGTGCCTGATGGAACCAACATCTTCTTCAACGTCGAGATGGGCGGTCAGGGTTCCTTCGACCCGTCTATCGTGCCCACCGTGGGCGGGGTAGCCACTTCTACCCTGACCACTGGCGGTGTTCTCGGCGCAGGCTTCTTGCGCGTCGTCGTCTATGCGGCAGACTCAGCGGCCAGCGGCAGCGCAACCGTAGCACTGGTACAGGGTCCGCCGCATCACATCAACACGTACATAGACGCGCCCACTATCACCGTCCGCGACACCGGGCTGAATTCTTATGCCTCTATCCAGGCTATTGTTGAAGATTGCGGCAATAACCGCTTGCCGGCTGGCCTTACCGTAACCTATCGGACGAGTGGCTTAGGCGGGGCATTCTTAGAAAGTGGCACAAATATCTACACTACAACCACTTCAGCGGGAGGAGTAGCATTGGCCACCTACCGCAGTGATGTCCAGCCGGGCTTGGCTCCCATCACTATCACGTGCGGTCCGGCAACGAAAGTGGTCACAATAACGGTTGATCCCGGCCCGCCAGCCTATATTGATTCCACTGTCCTACCCACCACCATCCGCAACTGTGGGGGCACCGCGACCCTCTCTGCCGTGATTGTGGACAAATGGTTGAACCGGGTAAAAAATGGCACGCTAGCAACCTTCTCCGCCAACAAGAATTTGGTCTCGTTCTCGCCCACGCAGATGGGCACGATTAACGGTATGGTAACGACGACTGTCCGCTCTCGCAACGAGATCCTACCCCACATCCCAGAGACGGAGCAGGTAGTGGTGCAATCCGGTGGCCAAATCGGACCGGCAAACCTGGACATCATTGCCGGCGTGCCCTTTAGTGTGACAATAACCACAACTCCAGATTCGGTGCCCATCCTCGGACACGACATGACGGTGAACGCGCGAGTGCAAGACTGTGCAGGTAACCCCGTGGACGATGGGACTGCCGTGCAGTTCCAGACCGATAAGGGGCTCTTCCTCACCGGCAGCCGTTTCTATGATGCAACCACGACTGGAGGAGTAGCCACGGCCACACTGCGCTCGGGCGACATCGCTGGGACAGTGCACCTGACGGCCACTGTGAACAGCGTGATCGGTACGGCCTCCGCCTATTTCATCCCCGGACCGCCGTACTATGTGGACGTGGCCGCTTATCCACCGAACATCCCTGCTGACGGCCTGGCAGTGTCTACGGTCTCGGCCTTGGTACAAGATGAAAAGGGTAACACCGTCGAGAACGGCACGCGAATCGGATTCACCACGAACTTCGGAACGTGGGTCGAGAGTGGCACGACCGCCTATACCAGCACTACCACAAGCGGCATTGCCATCGCACACTTGCGGGCCGACGTCGTCCCACACATAGCCGTGGTTTGGGCCCGTGCAGAGAACGGCCGTGGCAATTTCACCTATGTGACTTTCCAGGCAGCGCTGAAGGTGTACATGCCACTTATCATGAAAAACAACACCCGTTAA
- a CDS encoding heme ABC transporter ATP-binding protein produces the protein MPLTSQAEYVLYARGVSFSYYDGDVLSDVTLKLQCGELVGLIGPNGSGKTTLLKLLSGLLKPKAGAVYLGGRDVRYIPRREMARRIAVVPQDLNVPFAFTVHELVMMGRTPYIRAWRGESKRDRVVVERVMEATGTIELAERPFNELSGGEQRRVVIAMALAQEPEILLLDEPTVHLDINHQVEMLELIKRLNAGDKVTVLAAIHDLNLAALYFERLVLLNRGRLVVDGPPERVLNEFTLRGVFGADVRVLEHPTCQGVPQITVLPHALER, from the coding sequence ATGCCCCTGACAAGCCAGGCGGAGTACGTGCTTTATGCTCGTGGCGTGAGTTTCTCTTACTATGATGGCGATGTGCTTTCGGATGTTACCTTGAAATTGCAGTGCGGTGAACTCGTGGGACTCATCGGGCCCAATGGCTCTGGTAAAACCACGCTGCTGAAGTTACTGAGCGGGCTTCTCAAGCCCAAAGCCGGCGCTGTGTATTTGGGGGGACGCGATGTGCGATACATCCCCCGACGCGAGATGGCTCGTCGCATAGCCGTGGTACCGCAGGACCTAAATGTCCCCTTCGCCTTCACCGTCCACGAACTGGTGATGATGGGCCGCACCCCTTACATTCGGGCTTGGCGGGGCGAGAGCAAGCGAGACCGTGTAGTGGTCGAGCGGGTGATGGAGGCCACAGGCACGATTGAATTAGCCGAGCGTCCCTTCAATGAGTTATCTGGAGGAGAGCAACGTCGTGTGGTCATTGCCATGGCTCTGGCCCAAGAGCCGGAGATCCTGCTCCTGGACGAGCCAACAGTACACCTGGATATCAACCACCAGGTTGAGATGCTGGAACTCATCAAACGATTGAATGCAGGGGACAAAGTCACCGTGTTGGCCGCTATACACGACCTGAACCTGGCCGCCCTTTATTTCGAACGCTTGGTGCTATTGAACAGAGGTCGGCTGGTGGTGGATGGTCCGCCGGAACGAGTGTTAAACGAGTTTACCTTGCGTGGCGTCTTTGGTGCCGATGTTCGAGTGTTGGAACACCCAACCTGCCAAGGTGTGCCCCAGATCACAGTGCTGCCTCACGCACTGGAAAGATAG
- a CDS encoding peptidoglycan bridge formation glycyltransferase FemA/FemB family protein, translated as MVPPIKVTIDETSSHSWDEFQRSAPGGHLLQTWAWGELKGRFGWVPRRVAVHAGGQMVAAAQVLFRPLAGLSVAYVPKGPVFLATDDGIAYALLAAIHRLARHSRAIYLKVEPDWEEGEMAHRWWRERGFVPSAETVQPRRTVIVSLRPDEGAILAQMKPKTRYNVRLAERKGVVVRPGDATNLADFARLMEITGQRDGFSVHSPAYYKAVWELFAPRSQAQLFIAEYEGRPLAALMVFAFGRKAYYMYGGSSNEERQRMPNHLLQWTAMRWAREQGCEFYDLWGVPDYEYEDMAAQAKREDDLPWGLYRFKFGFGGRVVRYIGAYDYVYIKPLYALWRQAWAWRRRL; from the coding sequence ATGGTTCCTCCCATCAAGGTTACAATTGACGAGACCTCCTCACACTCGTGGGACGAATTTCAGCGTAGTGCTCCTGGTGGTCATCTTCTCCAGACTTGGGCTTGGGGCGAACTCAAGGGTCGGTTCGGCTGGGTGCCCCGCCGCGTGGCCGTCCACGCCGGCGGGCAGATGGTGGCCGCTGCCCAAGTTCTCTTCCGACCTTTGGCTGGGCTCAGTGTGGCTTACGTGCCCAAAGGGCCGGTTTTCCTCGCCACTGACGATGGGATTGCTTACGCGCTCCTCGCTGCCATCCATCGCCTGGCCCGTCATTCGCGTGCTATCTATCTGAAGGTAGAGCCAGATTGGGAAGAGGGTGAGATGGCCCATCGCTGGTGGCGCGAGAGGGGCTTTGTACCCAGCGCGGAGACCGTCCAGCCCCGGCGCACAGTGATCGTGAGCCTCCGGCCTGATGAAGGGGCGATACTGGCACAGATGAAACCTAAGACGCGCTACAATGTCCGCTTGGCCGAGCGCAAAGGTGTGGTTGTCCGGCCAGGTGATGCTACGAACCTGGCTGACTTCGCCCGTCTGATGGAGATCACCGGCCAACGAGATGGATTCAGTGTGCACAGCCCGGCCTACTACAAGGCGGTGTGGGAGCTCTTCGCTCCCCGCAGCCAGGCGCAGTTGTTCATTGCGGAGTACGAAGGCCGGCCACTGGCCGCACTGATGGTCTTCGCCTTTGGTCGCAAGGCATATTATATGTACGGCGGATCATCGAATGAAGAGCGCCAGCGAATGCCCAACCATCTCTTGCAATGGACAGCCATGCGCTGGGCCAGGGAACAAGGTTGTGAATTCTACGACCTGTGGGGCGTCCCCGATTATGAGTACGAGGACATGGCAGCCCAGGCCAAGCGCGAGGATGACCTGCCCTGGGGACTCTACAGGTTCAAGTTCGGTTTTGGAGGACGGGTCGTGCGCTACATAGGGGCGTATGATTACGTGTATATCAAGCCACTTTACGCCTTGTGGCGGCAAGCATGGGCTTGGCGGAGGCGGCTGTGA
- a CDS encoding zinc ribbon domain-containing protein, giving the protein MPIYEYLCEDCNEKFEVLVRSSTKPDLVCPVCGSRKVVKVISLFGVTGGTGRKTADSCVPTSG; this is encoded by the coding sequence ATGCCCATCTATGAATACTTGTGTGAAGATTGTAACGAGAAATTCGAGGTTCTGGTGCGTTCCAGCACCAAACCCGATCTAGTCTGCCCCGTCTGCGGCAGCCGCAAGGTAGTGAAAGTCATTAGCCTCTTTGGTGTTACTGGGGGAACAGGAAGAAAGACGGCTGATTCCTGCGTGCCTACAAGTGGTTGA